The Chryseobacterium nakagawai genome has a segment encoding these proteins:
- a CDS encoding AAA family ATPase: MNLYNLIIQDKDQVSLNDVFLNKNNRDQLVQLIKEHTYSKELQEYGLPVNHKILLQGSSGCGKTMTAKAIANALGKNIIILNLSNIVSSRIGETSQNIKMIFDKAARERSVLFLDELDQIGKARGSDDKDVGEMRRLVNTLLQLIDYYPENALLLCATNHPEIIDTALLRRFQLRINFEMPSAEFLDTFYDTLLSRFPEDMRAIERKYTISFAEAKDHALTAVKTALIHKLETKETIQS; encoded by the coding sequence ATGAATCTGTACAACCTTATTATTCAAGATAAAGACCAGGTAAGCCTTAACGATGTATTTCTCAATAAAAACAACAGAGATCAGCTTGTACAGCTTATTAAGGAACATACTTACAGCAAGGAACTTCAGGAGTACGGTCTTCCGGTGAATCATAAAATCCTTCTTCAGGGAAGCTCAGGATGTGGAAAAACAATGACGGCCAAAGCAATTGCCAATGCACTCGGAAAAAACATCATTATTTTAAACTTAAGCAATATTGTTTCTTCCAGAATTGGTGAAACATCCCAAAATATTAAAATGATTTTTGATAAAGCGGCAAGAGAAAGATCTGTCCTTTTCCTTGATGAGCTGGATCAGATCGGAAAAGCAAGAGGGAGCGATGATAAGGATGTCGGGGAAATGAGAAGATTGGTCAATACTTTACTACAACTTATTGATTATTACCCTGAAAATGCACTTTTACTGTGCGCTACCAATCACCCTGAGATTATTGATACTGCTCTATTGAGGCGCTTTCAGCTTAGAATCAATTTTGAGATGCCTTCTGCCGAGTTTCTGGATACTTTCTATGACACTTTGCTCAGTCGATTTCCTGAGGATATGAGAGCCATTGAAAGAAAGTACACTATTTCATTTGCAGAAGCTAAAGACCACGCTTTAACAGCCGTTAAAACAGCTTTAATTCATAAACTGGAAACCAAAGAAACAATTCAATCATGA
- a CDS encoding alpha/beta hydrolase: MTPKNIFIIIIAFFSISVYGQKSELKNKQYIFFLHNKFLEEHPSDEAHPKYGIVEYEKVLHELKDSSNVILFEKRKPNTDPAVYALKIKKQINRLIKKGVKAGNITIVGTSQGGYIAQYISYYEKNPELKFVFIGASFKDDSLEKDENFRLYGKILSITEKTDDGHVPLSQEQRFIRSEIKDFKEIELNTGLNHGFLFKALDAWILPTKEWINRK, translated from the coding sequence ATGACACCGAAGAATATTTTCATCATTATAATCGCTTTTTTTTCTATAAGTGTTTATGGACAGAAATCTGAATTGAAAAATAAGCAATATATTTTCTTTCTGCACAATAAGTTTTTGGAGGAACATCCCTCTGATGAAGCACATCCTAAATATGGTATTGTGGAGTATGAAAAAGTACTTCATGAATTGAAGGACAGCAGCAATGTTATTCTTTTTGAAAAGAGAAAGCCCAATACTGATCCGGCGGTATATGCTCTGAAAATAAAGAAACAGATTAATCGCCTGATAAAAAAAGGAGTTAAAGCAGGAAATATTACGATTGTCGGAACATCTCAAGGCGGTTATATTGCACAGTATATTTCCTATTATGAAAAAAATCCGGAGCTGAAATTCGTTTTTATTGGAGCCAGCTTTAAAGATGATTCTTTAGAGAAGGATGAAAATTTCAGGCTGTATGGAAAGATTTTGTCTATTACAGAGAAAACTGATGATGGGCATGTTCCTCTATCTCAGGAGCAGCGATTTATCAGGTCTGAAATTAAAGATTTTAAAGAAATTGAGCTTAATACAGGACTGAATCATGGTTTTCTGTTTAAAGCTCTTGATGCCTGGATTCTTCCAACAAAAGAATGGATCAATCGTAAATAA
- a CDS encoding YggS family pyridoxal phosphate-dependent enzyme, producing the protein MKEDLLHNLEVINTRIKNACEKAGRNPHEVKLLLATKTVSSERIKIALENGQTLIAENKVQELKEKYEDLKGIPHVNHFIGHLQTNKIKDILQYDVACVQSLDRLELAEKLHQRLSAENKTIEVLIQVNTSNEGSKFGVPPDQAIELTRKISEFPTLKVKGLMTIGLFSTEAEKVRPCFKILKNLQQEIIRENISNIDMNELSMGMSTDLETAIEEGATIVRVGTAVFGARIYPDSYYWNEENPKHNQ; encoded by the coding sequence ATGAAAGAAGATCTCCTTCATAATCTGGAAGTCATCAATACGCGGATTAAAAATGCCTGTGAAAAAGCAGGAAGAAATCCTCATGAAGTTAAGCTTCTGCTGGCTACAAAAACAGTTTCCTCGGAGCGTATTAAAATCGCATTAGAAAATGGGCAAACCTTGATTGCAGAAAATAAAGTTCAGGAACTAAAGGAGAAATATGAAGATCTAAAAGGAATACCCCATGTCAATCATTTTATCGGACATCTTCAGACTAATAAAATTAAAGATATCTTACAATATGATGTTGCCTGTGTTCAATCTCTGGATCGTTTAGAGCTCGCAGAAAAACTACATCAAAGACTTTCAGCCGAGAACAAGACTATTGAAGTTTTGATTCAGGTAAATACCTCCAATGAGGGAAGTAAGTTTGGTGTACCCCCCGATCAGGCTATTGAATTAACCAGAAAAATTTCAGAATTTCCTACATTGAAAGTAAAGGGTTTGATGACTATCGGCTTATTCAGTACCGAAGCAGAAAAGGTAAGACCATGTTTTAAAATCCTTAAAAACCTGCAACAGGAAATCATCCGCGAAAACATTTCAAATATAGACATGAATGAATTATCGATGGGAATGAGCACAGATCTTGAAACAGCGATAGAAGAAGGTGCTACCATTGTGCGGGTAGGAACCGCCGTATTTGGAGCGAGAATCTATCCGGACAGTTATTATTGGAACGAAGAGAACCCTAAACATAATCAATAA
- a CDS encoding class I SAM-dependent methyltransferase: protein MKDNAWLDKWNERYTHEEFVYGTAPNNYLEEQLKKLNPGTILFPADGEGRNSVYAALQGWKASSFDISEQGRHKALQLAEQNDVTIDYEVGELQTLDYHKHQFDVIALIYAHFPANIKSSIHQMLDQYLRKGGFIIFEAFSKKHLDYVTKNEKVGGPRDINDLFSIEEIKADFPDYSIIELQETEIELKEGLFHNGTGSVIRFVGQKQ, encoded by the coding sequence ATGAAAGACAACGCATGGCTTGACAAATGGAATGAAAGATATACCCACGAGGAATTTGTATATGGAACAGCTCCCAATAATTATTTGGAAGAACAACTCAAAAAATTAAATCCCGGCACCATTCTGTTTCCTGCTGACGGTGAGGGAAGAAATTCTGTTTACGCAGCATTACAGGGTTGGAAAGCATCATCTTTTGACATTAGTGAACAAGGCCGGCACAAAGCTTTACAACTTGCAGAACAGAATGATGTAACCATCGATTATGAGGTGGGAGAACTCCAAACATTGGATTATCATAAACACCAATTTGATGTGATTGCTCTTATTTATGCCCATTTTCCAGCAAATATTAAATCATCCATCCATCAAATGCTGGATCAATATCTTCGAAAAGGTGGATTTATTATTTTCGAAGCTTTCAGTAAAAAACATCTTGATTACGTCACAAAAAACGAAAAAGTAGGTGGTCCAAGAGACATCAATGACCTATTTTCTATAGAAGAAATTAAAGCAGATTTCCCTGACTACTCTATCATAGAGCTTCAGGAAACGGAGATTGAACTTAAGGAAGGATTATTTCACAACGGAACAGGCTCTGTGATCCGCTTTGTAGGACAAAAACAATAG
- a CDS encoding DMT family transporter: protein MGRSYLFLALAIVFEIIATTFLKKSEEFSKLWPSVVTVIGYACAFYFLSLSLRQIPVGVTYAIWSGVGIVFITIIGVVAFKQIPDLPAIIGIALIILGVVVINVFSKMGTH from the coding sequence ATGGGACGCAGTTACCTTTTTTTGGCTTTGGCCATTGTATTTGAAATCATAGCCACAACCTTTCTGAAAAAATCAGAAGAGTTTTCAAAATTATGGCCATCCGTTGTTACGGTAATAGGATATGCCTGCGCTTTTTATTTTTTAAGTTTGAGCCTTCGTCAGATTCCGGTGGGTGTTACGTATGCGATCTGGTCTGGAGTAGGAATCGTTTTCATCACAATCATTGGAGTGGTGGCATTTAAACAGATTCCGGATCTGCCTGCCATTATCGGGATAGCTCTAATTATTTTGGGAGTAGTTGTCATTAATGTGTTTTCAAAGATGGGAACTCATTAA
- a CDS encoding glycosyltransferase family 32 protein, giving the protein MAIPKQIFQTFKTKKLPLLTKFYIWNMKRKNPEYQYFFYDDHDIVKFLSEEFPPQYIHCYNRLTIGAAKADFFRYAILYKKGGVYLDVDSTITKPFRRLIKDEDEAVLSRERHENLYVQWALIFRKDHPFLKKTLELMLYNIESHCYPNNVHATTGPTVFTEGIKQSLEENPDIPYTLFNGIEFRGYLQFKYKLGKFFLYKSRSQHWKQLQTTQDIII; this is encoded by the coding sequence ATGGCTATACCCAAACAAATATTTCAGACTTTTAAAACAAAAAAGCTGCCTTTACTTACAAAATTTTACATTTGGAATATGAAAAGGAAAAATCCTGAGTATCAGTATTTTTTCTATGATGATCATGATATCGTAAAATTTTTGTCTGAAGAATTTCCACCACAATATATTCACTGTTATAACAGGCTCACCATTGGTGCAGCAAAAGCAGATTTTTTCAGATATGCTATTTTGTACAAAAAAGGAGGAGTATATCTGGATGTAGACAGTACAATAACCAAACCTTTTAGGCGACTTATTAAAGATGAAGATGAAGCGGTACTCAGTAGAGAAAGACATGAAAATCTATATGTTCAATGGGCTCTTATTTTTAGAAAAGATCATCCTTTTCTAAAGAAGACACTGGAACTAATGCTTTATAATATAGAAAGCCACTGTTATCCTAATAATGTACATGCTACTACAGGTCCTACTGTATTCACTGAAGGGATAAAACAATCTTTAGAAGAAAATCCGGATATTCCCTATACCTTATTTAATGGAATTGAATTCCGTGGTTATTTACAATTCAAATATAAGCTGGGAAAATTTTTTTTGTATAAAAGCAGATCACAGCATTGGAAACAGCTTCAAACCACACAGGATATTATTATTTAA
- the gcvP gene encoding aminomethyl-transferring glycine dehydrogenase codes for MNTEQFVSRHISLNEADKQAMLEKLGVSSIEELISQTIPSSIRLEKDLEISEPLSEYEMLNHSKELASKNTDYTSYIGFGYHNTLLPSAIQRNIFENPSWYTAYTPYQAEIAQGRLEALLNFQTVVCDLTGFGLANASLLDESTAAAEAMHMFFNNRTKDQKKGEANKFFISDLVLPQTISVLKTKAEGLAIEVVVGDHKTHAFDTSYYGVLLQYPGKNGIVLDYTENIVEYKKLDLQVAVACDPMALVKLKSPAEMGADCAVGTSQRFGIPLGYGGPHAAFFACREEYKRDIPGRIIGVSQDMYGKRALRMALQTREQHIKREKATSNICTAQVLLAVMAGMYAVYHGPKGLNYIADQIHFKANALKGGLAALGYQVVEEPIFDTVKITMPEEEKGRLMRMMQDHRLNLNYFTEGVVSIAINESTTLEKLNYLMASFAQFKDKQTFKLEIKEGYSIPEENLRKDQILTEEVFNRYHTETELMRYIKRLERKDLSLTHSMISLGSCTMKLNAATQMLPLSWADWGSVHPFVPVDQAGGYQQMIAELEKDLATITGFAGTSLQPNSGAQGEYAGLMVIREYHISRGDHHRNVVLIPQSAHGTNPASAAMAGMKIVVVKNLENGEIDFEDLKAKTELHSANLSAVMITYPSTYGFFDANIKEITNLIHEHGGQVYMDGANMNAQVGFTSPGNIGADVCHLNLHKTFAIPHGGGGPGVGPICVAKHLVPFLPSNANIKIGTKEAIDGISAAPYGSGLILNISYSYIKMLGTEGLKKATGHAIMNANYLKLILAEHFPILYSNENGRVAHECIVDFRQFKSLGIEVADVAKRLMDYGFHAPTVSFPVAGTLMIEPTESESKSEIDRFAEALISIKHEIDEIANGQADPANNVLKNAPHTEQLVISDSWDKPYSREKAAYPLEWVRDHKFFASVSRVDEAYGDRNLVCTCEPIEAYM; via the coding sequence ATGAATACAGAACAGTTTGTGAGCCGTCACATTTCCCTAAATGAAGCCGATAAACAGGCGATGTTGGAAAAACTTGGCGTTTCTAGTATTGAAGAGTTAATTTCTCAGACCATTCCTTCTTCCATCCGTTTAGAAAAAGATCTTGAGATCTCAGAGCCACTTTCGGAATACGAAATGCTGAACCATTCTAAAGAATTGGCATCAAAAAATACTGATTATACAAGTTATATCGGTTTCGGATACCACAATACCCTTTTGCCATCAGCAATTCAAAGAAACATATTTGAAAACCCTAGCTGGTATACTGCATATACTCCATATCAGGCTGAAATTGCACAAGGAAGACTGGAAGCTCTTCTTAATTTCCAGACTGTAGTGTGTGACCTAACCGGTTTTGGTCTTGCTAATGCTTCTTTGTTGGATGAATCTACTGCAGCTGCTGAAGCAATGCACATGTTCTTTAACAACAGAACTAAAGATCAGAAGAAAGGTGAAGCGAATAAATTCTTTATTTCTGACCTTGTATTGCCTCAAACAATCTCTGTATTGAAAACTAAGGCTGAAGGGTTAGCAATTGAAGTGGTAGTAGGAGATCACAAAACTCATGCATTTGACACTTCTTATTATGGTGTTTTATTACAATATCCTGGTAAAAACGGAATCGTTCTGGATTATACAGAAAATATCGTAGAATATAAAAAATTAGACCTTCAGGTAGCAGTTGCCTGTGATCCGATGGCTTTGGTGAAATTGAAATCACCGGCTGAAATGGGTGCTGACTGTGCGGTAGGTACTTCTCAGAGATTTGGTATTCCATTAGGATACGGAGGTCCTCACGCAGCATTCTTTGCTTGTAGAGAAGAATATAAAAGAGATATTCCTGGAAGAATCATCGGAGTTTCTCAGGATATGTACGGGAAACGTGCACTAAGAATGGCGTTACAAACTAGAGAACAGCACATCAAGAGAGAGAAGGCAACTTCTAATATCTGTACTGCTCAGGTTCTTTTAGCAGTAATGGCTGGTATGTATGCTGTTTACCACGGACCAAAAGGATTAAACTATATTGCAGATCAGATTCACTTTAAAGCAAATGCTTTGAAAGGAGGACTTGCAGCATTAGGATATCAGGTTGTAGAAGAGCCGATCTTTGATACAGTAAAAATCACGATGCCTGAAGAAGAGAAAGGAAGACTGATGAGAATGATGCAGGATCACAGACTTAACCTTAACTACTTCACAGAAGGTGTTGTAAGCATTGCGATCAACGAAAGTACTACATTGGAGAAATTAAATTATCTGATGGCTTCTTTCGCTCAGTTCAAAGACAAGCAGACTTTCAAGTTAGAAATCAAAGAAGGATACAGCATTCCTGAAGAAAACCTTAGAAAGGATCAGATTCTTACAGAAGAAGTATTCAACAGATATCACACGGAGACAGAATTGATGCGTTACATCAAACGTCTTGAGAGAAAAGACTTATCATTGACTCACTCAATGATCTCTTTAGGATCTTGTACGATGAAACTGAACGCAGCTACTCAAATGTTGCCACTTTCATGGGCAGATTGGGGAAGTGTACATCCGTTCGTACCGGTAGACCAGGCTGGAGGATATCAGCAAATGATTGCAGAGCTTGAAAAAGATCTTGCAACCATCACTGGTTTTGCAGGAACTTCATTGCAGCCAAATTCAGGGGCGCAGGGAGAATATGCAGGATTAATGGTTATCAGAGAATACCATATCTCAAGAGGAGACCACCACAGAAATGTAGTATTGATCCCTCAGTCTGCACACGGAACTAACCCGGCATCTGCGGCAATGGCAGGAATGAAAATCGTAGTCGTGAAAAACCTTGAAAACGGGGAAATCGACTTCGAAGATCTTAAAGCTAAAACAGAATTACATTCAGCTAATTTATCAGCTGTAATGATTACATATCCGTCTACTTACGGATTCTTTGATGCTAATATCAAGGAAATTACCAACCTGATCCACGAACATGGAGGACAGGTTTATATGGACGGTGCTAACATGAACGCTCAGGTAGGATTTACAAGTCCAGGAAACATTGGAGCAGATGTTTGTCACTTAAATCTTCACAAAACTTTTGCTATTCCTCACGGAGGTGGAGGTCCTGGAGTAGGTCCAATTTGTGTGGCTAAGCACTTGGTACCATTCCTTCCTTCCAATGCAAACATCAAAATTGGAACTAAAGAAGCTATTGATGGTATTTCTGCAGCACCTTACGGTTCAGGATTAATTCTAAACATTTCTTATTCTTATATTAAAATGTTAGGAACTGAAGGGTTGAAAAAAGCAACAGGACATGCCATTATGAATGCTAACTACCTTAAGTTAATTTTAGCTGAGCACTTCCCAATTTTATATTCAAACGAAAACGGAAGAGTAGCTCACGAATGTATCGTAGATTTCCGTCAATTCAAATCTTTAGGAATTGAAGTGGCTGATGTAGCGAAGAGATTAATGGATTATGGTTTCCATGCTCCTACGGTTTCTTTCCCTGTGGCAGGAACATTAATGATTGAGCCTACAGAATCTGAAAGCAAGTCAGAAATTGATCGTTTTGCAGAGGCTTTAATCTCTATCAAACATGAAATTGATGAGATTGCGAACGGACAGGCTGACCCGGCAAATAACGTATTGAAAAATGCTCCTCATACAGAACAATTGGTGATCTCTGATTCTTGGGATAAACCATACAGCAGAGAAAAGGCAGCTTATCCGCTAGAGTGGGTAAGGGATCACAAATTCTTCGCTTCTGTATCAAGAGTAGATGAAGCTTACGGAGACAGAAACTTAGTATGTACTTGTGAGCCGATTGAAGCTTATATGTAA
- a CDS encoding J domain-containing protein: MKDYYYFLGIPQDASEEDIKKAYRKLSLKYHPDKNDNDDFFADRFREIQEAYEMLSDPIRRRSYDQNLESHQRSFRYNIPPAIKTFTANKIHAKRGEEIIINWQTSNADVVKVLPFGLEKPYGERIFKITEFKDGKFQLLLHATNSLLHKTVVQGITITEVFENDTDKFKNTVEEMFKSQPRTEINKSGQPKIVMLFWGIIVLVIALYFLIKEFF; this comes from the coding sequence ATGAAAGACTACTACTATTTTCTCGGTATACCTCAGGATGCTTCGGAAGAAGACATCAAAAAAGCGTATCGGAAGCTATCTCTAAAATATCATCCCGATAAAAATGATAATGATGATTTCTTTGCAGACCGTTTCCGCGAAATTCAGGAAGCGTATGAAATGTTGAGTGATCCAATCAGGAGACGCAGTTATGATCAGAATTTAGAAAGTCATCAGCGAAGCTTTAGATATAATATTCCTCCTGCAATAAAGACTTTTACAGCCAATAAAATTCATGCAAAAAGAGGAGAGGAGATTATTATCAACTGGCAGACAAGCAATGCTGATGTAGTAAAAGTTTTGCCTTTCGGACTTGAAAAGCCATATGGGGAAAGGATCTTTAAGATCACAGAATTCAAAGATGGAAAATTTCAACTATTGCTTCATGCAACAAACTCATTATTGCATAAAACTGTAGTTCAGGGAATTACTATTACTGAGGTTTTTGAAAATGATACGGACAAATTCAAAAATACAGTGGAGGAAATGTTTAAATCACAACCGAGAACGGAGATCAACAAATCCGGGCAGCCTAAAATTGTAATGCTGTTTTGGGGTATTATTGTGCTGGTGATAGCTTTATATTTCCTGATAAAGGAGTTTTTTTAA
- a CDS encoding DNA-formamidopyrimidine glycosylase family protein — protein MPEGPSIILMKENLLQFVGHKVTEASGNAKFDKEPFMGQILREIRTFGKQTYLVFEKSAIRIHLLMFGSYSINEQTKPDKSLRLALLFSSEGMYFYTCSVKTVELEFLSTIDWEADVMSDLWNPEKAEKKLKAHPQMMVCDALMDQNIFSGVGNIIKNEVLFRIGVQPESLMGNLPAKKRKELIAEARNYSFEFLEWKREFTLKKHWQVHTKSTCPICGQKLTNKQTGKGKRRSFFCEKDQQLY, from the coding sequence ATGCCTGAAGGTCCATCTATTATTTTAATGAAAGAAAACCTGTTGCAATTTGTTGGTCATAAAGTAACAGAAGCATCTGGCAATGCAAAATTTGACAAGGAACCATTTATGGGTCAAATACTTCGTGAGATCCGTACTTTTGGAAAACAAACCTATCTGGTCTTTGAAAAATCCGCCATTCGTATTCATTTATTGATGTTTGGGTCTTATAGTATTAATGAACAGACGAAGCCGGACAAGAGCTTAAGGTTAGCGCTGCTTTTCTCGAGTGAAGGGATGTATTTTTATACCTGCTCTGTAAAAACTGTTGAATTGGAATTTCTTTCCACTATAGACTGGGAAGCAGATGTGATGAGTGATCTGTGGAATCCTGAAAAAGCTGAAAAGAAGCTGAAAGCCCATCCACAAATGATGGTATGTGATGCTTTAATGGATCAGAATATATTTTCAGGAGTTGGAAATATCATTAAGAATGAAGTTCTTTTCAGAATTGGTGTACAACCGGAAAGCTTAATGGGGAATCTTCCTGCTAAAAAGCGAAAGGAACTTATTGCAGAAGCCAGAAATTACAGTTTCGAATTTCTTGAGTGGAAAAGAGAATTTACGCTTAAAAAACACTGGCAGGTTCATACAAAATCCACCTGCCCGATTTGTGGACAGAAACTTACTAACAAACAAACCGGCAAAGGAAAAAGGAGAAGTTTTTTTTGCGAAAAAGACCAGCAACTTTATTAA
- a CDS encoding aspartate/glutamate racemase family protein: MKVIGLIGGMSWESSVLYYQILNRKTREILGGSHSSECLMYSVDFGEIALLQHQGDWETLEKKMIAAAQRLERGGADIVLICTNTMHKMAEAIEQNINIPLLHIVDSTAAEIQKKSYTKLGMLATQFSMEEDFLKKRYKTKYGIEITVPEEDQRNEIHRIIYEELVKGIIKESSKHYYLKVIGELVKNGAEAIILGCTEIELLIKQEDVSIDLFATAQIHAENAVEWALTS; this comes from the coding sequence ATGAAAGTAATTGGTTTAATCGGGGGAATGTCGTGGGAAAGCTCGGTATTGTATTACCAGATCTTAAACAGAAAAACACGGGAAATTTTAGGAGGAAGCCATTCTTCTGAGTGTTTGATGTATTCAGTAGATTTTGGTGAAATTGCATTGTTGCAACATCAAGGAGACTGGGAAACACTTGAGAAAAAGATGATCGCCGCTGCTCAGCGATTAGAGCGTGGTGGTGCTGATATTGTTTTGATCTGCACGAATACTATGCATAAAATGGCGGAAGCAATTGAACAAAATATAAATATTCCTTTACTGCATATCGTAGACAGTACAGCAGCAGAAATTCAAAAGAAATCATATACGAAACTGGGAATGTTGGCTACCCAATTTTCAATGGAAGAGGATTTTTTAAAAAAACGATATAAAACGAAATATGGTATTGAAATAACTGTTCCCGAAGAAGACCAGAGAAATGAGATCCATCGGATTATCTATGAAGAACTAGTAAAGGGTATCATTAAGGAAAGTTCAAAACACTACTATCTGAAAGTTATTGGTGAGCTTGTGAAAAATGGTGCTGAAGCCATTATTTTGGGTTGCACAGAGATTGAGTTGCTCATTAAGCAAGAAGATGTATCTATAGACCTCTTTGCAACTGCCCAAATACATGCTGAAAATGCAGTTGAATGGGCTTTAACATCATAA
- a CDS encoding RNA polymerase sigma factor yields MPQKDKESIISQTVSNYGGKLMSYIRPKVKNTEDAEDILQEVWYQFSSITNLSEIVNVGGWLYRVTANKITDRYRKKKTENLEDFVYEDEDGSFSIKDILLMDESAGPEVKMFQDEIWKKLFEALDELPEKQRLVYVENELNDKTLQEIADEQGENIKTIISRKNYAVKHLRNRLRRLYEDLKS; encoded by the coding sequence ATGCCACAAAAGGATAAAGAAAGTATCATCTCACAAACCGTTTCCAACTACGGAGGGAAGCTGATGTCTTATATTCGTCCTAAAGTGAAAAACACGGAGGATGCAGAAGATATCCTGCAGGAAGTGTGGTATCAGTTCAGTAGTATTACCAATCTTTCTGAGATTGTGAATGTTGGGGGCTGGCTGTACAGGGTAACGGCGAATAAAATTACAGACCGTTACCGTAAAAAGAAAACAGAAAATCTTGAAGATTTCGTCTATGAGGACGAAGACGGAAGTTTTTCCATCAAAGATATTTTATTGATGGATGAAAGCGCAGGTCCTGAAGTAAAGATGTTTCAGGATGAGATCTGGAAAAAACTGTTTGAAGCATTGGATGAACTTCCCGAAAAACAAAGGCTGGTCTACGTAGAAAACGAACTCAACGACAAAACCCTCCAGGAGATCGCCGATGAACAGGGAGAAAACATCAAGACTATCATCAGTAGAAAAAACTATGCTGTGAAGCATTTGAGAAACAGATTGAGAAGATTATACGAAGATTTAAAAAGTTAG